In the genome of Alphaproteobacteria bacterium, the window AAAGATGTTAAAGAAGCTGTCATTCCTGGTAAATGGGCTGCCCCACCTGCTGCGGCAATAATAATTTTTAACTGGCGTTTTACTGCCGTGGTTGCATACTCATAAAGTCTTTGAGGTGTTCGGTGAGCAGATACAATTTTTACTTCATAATGAATTTTAAAAGACGACAAAATTTCTGTTGTATATTTCATGGTTTGCCAATCAGACTGGCTTCCCATAATTACCCCAACATCAATTTGTTTCTTTGTTTTTTTGGTCATTCGTTTATTGTTCAAAAAATGATTTTAACGTTCACGCAAACTTTCATCACTATATTTTTGAAGTGGGCTTAAAAGATAATCAATAATTCTTCTTTTCCCTGTTTTAATTTCAATTGTTGTGGTCATACCCGGTGAAAGCTGAACCGTTTTTCCATCAACATTCATGGTTGATTTTTCAAGTTCTACCCTAATAGCATAAATTAATCCCATTTTTTCATCTTGAATAGCATCATGCGATACAACCACAACTTTACCATTAATTGTTCCATAACGTGTAAATGGAAAAGCTTCTAATTTAACTGAGGCTTCCTGATTGGTCGCAACAAATCCAATATCTCTATTTAAAACCATAGCTTCAGATTCAAGTCTAGCTTGTTTGGGAACAATAATCATTAAAGGTTGGGCTGGTTGAACGACACCCCCAATCGTATGAACTGCCAGTTGTTGAACCGTCCCATCAACAGGTGACACTAACTTTTGCTGAACTTGTCTTTGTTCTGCTTTAATTAATTCCTGTTGTAGCGAACTAATTCTTTGTTCAGCATCTGCTAATTCTGCTAATCGAGTGCGACGAAATTCTGCACGGGCTTGTTCTTTTTGTCGTTCAATCGATGACATTTGGGCACGCGCTTCATTGGAACGAGCTTGCGTTGCTGTTAAATCCTGTTCCATTGAAATTAATTGTTGCTGAAGTTCAAGTAGCGTCATGCGAGGGGCTAAATCTTTATCTGCAAGTATTTGCCTAGATTTAACCCTCTCCTTCATCAAAGGAATAGTCGCTTCTAACTTTTTTCTTTGGGCATCAATAGCTGCAATATTAGCTCTGGATTGTTCATATTCACGATCCAATGCAGCAAGATGATTAAGAAATTCTGCACGTTGGCTTTTTAAAAGATCTATTTGCAATCTGATTTTAGTATCATCTGCTCCTGCTGGTGGAATAAAAGCTTTATTAATATCACCATCCGATAAAATTGCCCGAAGACGCGCTGCATCAAGTTGGTAATTCATCAATTCTTTTGAAAGACGCTCACTATCTGCTTCAGATGTTGTTGTATCTAATTCAATTAAAAGATCCCCAGCTTTAACTTCCTGTCCATCAATAACTTCTATTCTTTTTACGATACCCATTTCAAAAGCCTGAATGGTTTTGGTTTGTCCACTTGGGACTATTTTACCTTGGGCAACCGCAATAATATCAACTTTACCAACACATGCCCAAATAATAGCAATACCAACAAAAACAGAAATAAGAATTGCTAAACTTCGGCCTGCTGGCGATGGGGGGGTTTCTAATACCTCCATAGCTGCGGGTAAAAAATCTGTTTCATAATGATCTGGTTTATTTAAAACCTTCTTGCTAAACCATTCATATAAATTATTTATAAATTTATACATATAATTTTATCTTGTTGTTTGATAATGATAAAGTTTAGCATAACGGCCATTAAGCTGAAGTAAACTTTCATGGCTTCCATCTTCGACAATCCGTCCTTTTTCAATGGTAATAATACGATCTGTTTGACGGACAGTTGAAAGACGATGGGCAATAATAAGAACTGTTCTACCTTTGCAAATCATTTTCATATTATCTTGGATAATACGTTCTGATTCATAATCGAGCGCACTTGTTGCCTCATCAAAAATCAATATTTTTGGGTTAACGACTAAAGCCCGTGCAATCGCGATACGTTGTCTTTGCCCCCCCGAAAGTCCCATACCCCGTTCACCAACCATCGTATCATAACCTTCGGGTAATTCTAAAATAAATTCATGAGCACCAGCAAGCTTAGCTGCTGTAACAACCCGCTCCATAGGCATTGATGGATCAATTAAAGCAATATTATTACGGATTGTTGCATTAAAAAGTATATTTTCTTGAAGCACAACACCCACTTGACGGCGAAGCCATGCAGGATCAACCATAGCAAGATCAACACCATCAATTAAAACACGTCCACGTTCCGGTATAAAAAGACGTTGGACAAGTTTTGTCAACGTACTTTTCCCTGAACCAGAGGGACCAACAATACCAACAATCTGGCCAGGTTTAATATTTAATGATACATCAGATAGAATTTCTGCTCCACCAGGTACATAGCGAAAAATAACATGTTCAAAAACAATCTGTCCGGTTACCGCAGGTAGTGACGCCCGATCGGCACGCTGGGTTGACTCACCATGCGTATTTAAAATATCACCCAATCGTTTAACCGAAACACGTACTTGTTGAAAATCTTGCCACATTTGCGCAAGCCGTAAAACAGGGCCGCTTACATTACCAGATAACATATTAAAAGCAACAAGTTGCCCAACTGTAATATGGCCTTCAATAACAAGTTTTGCCCCAAACCATAAGGTTAGAATAGAAACCACCTTGTTAATCAATTGAGCCGTTTGTGACGAAACATTTCCTAAATTTGATACACGAAACGCCGCACTAACATAAGCTGCAAGTTGTTCTTCCCAACGACGTTGCATTTGAGGTTCAACCGCCATTGCTTTTAATGTTTCAACGCCTGTAACTGATTCCACAAGAAATGCTTGATTTTCAGCACCACGCGCAAATTTTTCATCAAGTCTACGTCGAAAAACCGGGGTCACCAATAACGATAAACCCACATAAAATGGTATAGCTAAAATAACAATTAATGTTAACGTTGGACTGTAATAATACATCACCGCTAAAAAAACGATGGTAAAAAAAAGATCAATCACTAAGGTAAGTGCCGAACCTGTTAAAAAACTTCTTATATTTTCTAATTCACGAATACGTGCAATTGAATCACCCACGCGTCTTACTTGAAAATAACTTAAAGGCAGCGACAGCATATGCCGAAATAATCCTGCCCCCAATTCAACATCAACACGGTTTGTTGTATGTGAAAAAATATAATTTCTAAGGCCCGTTAAAATAACATCAAAAATTGTAACAATCACTAACCCAAAAACTAAAACATCCAAAGTTGTCATTGAATGATGAACCAAAACTTTATCAATAACCACTTGGAAAAACAAAGGAGAAATAAGAGTTAATAATTGCATAAAAAATGATGCCGTTAAAACCTCGGCTAGTAATCTTTTATATTTTAAAATAACTGGTATAAACCATGAAAGATCAAAATGTCTTTCTGTTGAAAATTTAAAAGCCCGCTTGGTTAAAAGAATAAGTTTTCCATTCCATGCATTTTCAAATTCACGTTTCGATAATACTAGGGGCTTTTTTTCAAGTGAATCTTGAATAAGAACTTTATCATCCGCAACTTTAGCCAAGATGAAATAAAATCCATTATAATCTTGGGCAATAGCAGGTAATGGGGTTTTAAGAATTTTTGCCCAAGTTGTTGTTACTACTTTTGCTTTTAGACCAAAATGTTTTGCAGCTCTTAATATTTCCATTTGGGTAAGAAATTTACCAGGTGCTGCAAATTCCCGTTTTATTTGGGTGGGGTCAGCAGCCACACCTAAAAAGCGCAAAAGTAAAGTTAAACAGGTTAATCCCGTATCTATATTTTTCTGCGCGTTACTATCAACTGGCCCATTAATTTCAGACATATAACTATTCAACTTAACCAAAAATTATTTATTACCACACTCATAACATATTCTTCAACAATCAGATAGAATTAATTGTATAAGATAAAAGTTAAGAAATAATCCCATCTTCAAGTTTTAATATTCTATCCATACGAAGCGCAAGATCCATGTTATGGGTAGCTATTAAAGTAGCCAGTGATGATTCTTTTACTAAATTAAGTAATAAACCAAAAATATCTTGTGATGTTCCATGATCCAAATTACCTGTAGGTTCATCCGCAAGTAAAAGTTTTGGGTTATTGGCAAGAGCACGTGCAATAGCAACCCTTTGTTGTTCGCCACCAGATAATTGGGCTGGTCTATGGTTCAATCTATGGGATAATCCTACCCTTGATAGCAATGTTTGAGCATACTGTTTTGCTTGGTATTTATTAATACCTTTAATCATTTGCGGTAACATAACATTTTCAAGAGCTGAAAATTCACGTAACAAATGATGGTATTGATAAATAAACCCCATGGTTGTTCGACGCAAACCAGTTCGCTCTGCATCAGAAAGATTTTGTACAAGTTTTTGTTCAATTAAAATTTCACCCGATTCTGGTTTTTCCAAAAGACCACATAAATGTAACAAGGTTGATTTTCCTGAACCAGATTGGCCAACTAAAGCTACCATTTCGCCAGCTTTAATATCGAAATTTATATCGTTCAAAACTGTAAGTTTTGTTGAACCTTGCCAAAAACTGCGCGTAATGTTTTTAACAGAGAGAATAGTTGACAGAGTAGTTGGATTATTCATAGCGCAAAGCCTCAACAGGATCTAATTTTGCGGCTCGCCATGACGGATAAATTGTGGCCAATAAAGATAAAGTTAGTGCCATGAGCCCAACCAAGGTTACTTCAGAAAAATCAATAATTGCTGGAAGTTTTGAGAGAAAATAAATTTCATCCGAAAATAAATTTGTTTGAGATAATCTTTCAAGAAACTTTCTTATAGATTCTATATTATCCGCAAATAAAATACCCAAAATTAATCCCGTGATTGTTCCAGCCACACCAATACTTGCCCCACTTAAGAGAAAAATGCGCATAATCATACTTTTGGTTGCACCCATGGTACGCAAAATTGCGATATCTCTTCCTTTATCTTTAACAAGCATAATTTGACCACATATAATATTAAAAGCAGCGACAACAATAATTAGAGTTAAAATTAAAAACATAACATTTCGTTCAACTTGGATTGCATTAAAAAATGTACCATTTAATCGTTGCCAATCTTGCAACCCATAATCATCTGAAAGCAATGTATTCTGAATATTTTTTATAACTTGATTTGTAAGATCAGGATTATTAATAACAATTTCCAAATAAGATGCGGCATTTGGCATTTTATAATAAAGTTGTAAATCTGATAAAGGTACGAAAACATATCCGCTATCATAATCATACATACCAACTTCAAAAATTGCGGTAACTTCAAATGTCTTTGAGCGTGGAATTGATCCAATAACTGTATCTACAGTTTGGGGTGTAATTAAGGTAATAGAATCCCCAACCTTAACACCTAATTGCTTAGCAAGTTTTGTTCCAATCATAGCACCATCCGCATATAAATCACCCGCTTTAATGTTACGCACCAAAAGATCGTTGGGTTTCCAATCCGCTGCCCTGGTTCCACGCACAATACCACCTAAAGCGTGACCTTTACTTGTAATCATGGCTTGCCCTTGGATCATCGGTTTAATTGATACAATATTTGGAACTGAGCTTAATTTTTGGATAAGCGCATCATAATCAGTCAAAGGTCCATTTTCACGTACCAGATTTATATGCCCATTAAGTCCTAAAATTTTACCTAATAACTCATGTCTAAATCCATTCATCACTGACATAACGATGATTAATGTCGCAACACCAAGCGTAATACCTAAAAGAGAAAAAGCTGCAATGATTGAAATAAAACCTTCTTCTCGTCTTGGTTTTAAATATCGAAAAGCAACAACACGTTCAAATAAAGAAAAGGCCATGATTACATATCCTTAATAAATTTTATTTATGCTTTTTGTTTTTCTTGAAAGAAATTTTCAAGATTAGTAAAAGAAATTTCTGTTTTATGACCTGTTGCTCTTTCTTTAATTTCTAAAGTTTGGGTTTCAGTATTTTTTGGCCCAACAACAATTTGCCAAGGGATACCAATTAAATCCATATCAGAAAATTTTGATCCTGCCCGCTCTTGTCTATTATCATATAACACATCAAATCCACTTTGGCTTAAAGTATCATAGACCTTTTGTGCATATTGATCACAAGCTGGATCATTTTGTTTCACATTAATTAACCCAATATCAAAAGGGGCAACAGATAAGGGCCATATAATACCCGCTTTATCATGATAGGCTTCAATAATTGCAGCAACTAACCTCGATACACCTATGCCATATGATCCCATATGAACAGGTATTTCTTTACCTTGGGAATTTGTCACATAGGCATTTAAAGGTTCAGAATATTTAGTCCCAAAATAAAAAATATGCCCAACTTCAATACCACGGGCTTCAATTAAATTTTCTTTGTTAACCGAACACTTTATAGGATCATGTTTTTCATCTGTTGCTGCATAAAGAGCTGTCCAATTTTGGACTTCTGGTTCTAAATCACTATCATAATCAATATGTTGATGAAGAGGATTGAAAGATAAAAGATTTTTATCACAATAAACTTTACTTTCCCCTGTCTCAGCAAGAATAATAAATTCATGACTTAAATTACCACCAATGGGTCCTGTATCCGCTTGCATTGGAATAGCTTTTAATCCCATGCGTGCAAATGTTCGCAAATAACACATAAACATTTTATTATAGGCTTTTTTTGCCATATCATAATCTAGATCAAATGAATAACTATCTTTCATTAAAAATTCACGCCCACGCATTACCCCAAATCTTGGTCGCACTTCGTCCCTAAATTTCCATTGTATATGGTACAATAATTGGGGCAATTCACGGTAACTTTTGATGGATTGATGAAAAATATCTGTGATCATTTCTTCATTAGTTGGGCCATAAAGCATTTCCCTATCATGACGGTCTACGATACGTAACATTTCCTTACCATAATCATCATAGCGTCCCGATACCTTCCACAAATCTGCCGATTGTATGGTAGGCATCAAAAGTTCTTGGCATCCTGCTTTATTTTGTTCTTCACGTATAATATTTTCTATTTTTTTCAAAACACGAAGTCCCAAAGGTAGCCACGAATAAATACCAGAGCTTGTTTGACGTATCATTCCGGCACGCAACATCATTTGATGAGAAACAATTTGTGCTTCTGCTGGAATTTCCTTTAACGTAGGCATAAAAAAACGATTTAACAGCATTTCTTCCTCAAACTCACAATCTAATAATTAATATTCCCAATTAATATTCATTGTATATCTATAAAAATTGATAGCATTTTAATCCTCGATCTATTTATGCCACAAGTTAAAAAGATAAGAAATCATAATTAATTTATTTTACAGTATAATTAATTAGAATTATGCCAAATTATTAAAATTATGTTAGAATTATGATTGTCTTGTATTTTCTTTTATGATAGTGGTTGGCCAATATTATTTTTCTAAATGACGCTGCGTTTTAATTTTAGCATTCTAAAATCCGGGGGGATAAAATGTTGGCCAATTTTTTTAAATTGCAAGAAAATCATACCACAATAAAAACCGAAATTATTGCCGGTTTTACAACCTTTTTAACAATGGCTTATATCATCATTGTTAATCCAGCTATACTTCAAGAAACTGGCATGGATCATGGTGCTGTTTTTGTTGCCACCTGTCTTGCTGCCTCTCTAGCCACAGCCATTATGGGGCTTTATGCTAATTATCCTGTCGCCTTGGCACCAGGTATGGGATTAAATGCTTATTTCACCTATAGTGTAAGCCTTGGTATGGGGCTTGGGTGGCAAACTGCCCTTGGTATTGTGTTTATTTCTGGGGTTATTTGCGTTCTTTTAAGTCTTTTACCTATTCGGGAATACATTATTAATTCTATACCCCATTCATTGAAAATGGCCATTGCATCTGGTATTGGTTTATTTCTTGGCATTATTGCTCTTAAAAATGCCGGGTTTATCGTTGCAGATCCAGCAACATTTGTGACGTTGGGTAAACTTACTAGTATAACTTGTATTTTGGCCGCCATAGGTTTTTTTCTTATGGTTGCTCTTGATAATTACCGTATCCCTGGTTCAATTATTATTTCAATTTTAGTGATTACTTTTATTGGGATGATTTTAGGGGTGTCCCCAGTTACAAATAGTTTCTTTTCACTACCCCCTAGCCTTGCCCCAACTTTCTTAAAAATGGATCTTATGGGGGCCATAATGTCTGGAGCTGCTATTATTTTTGCGTTTGTATTTGTTGATTTGTTTGATACAGCAGGAACATTAATTGGGGTGGCACATCAGGCCAACATGCTTGATAAAGATGGAAAATTACCAAGATTGAAACAAGCTTTAGTTGCAGATAGTAGTGCCAGTATTATTGGATCCATGTTAGGTACATCATCAACAACCAGCTATATTGAAAGTGCAGCAGGTGTTAGAGCCGGTGGTCGTACAGGATTAACAGCGATTGTTGTCTCTTTACTTTTTTTAGCAGCATTGTTTTTCTCACCCTTAGCAAAAGCTGTTCCTATTTATGCGGCGGCACCAGCTTTATTGTTTGTTGCATGTTTAATGACTAAAGGCCTCACCCAAATTGATTGGAACGATGGTACCGAATATGGTCCTGCGGTCGTTACAGCTTTGGCTATGCCTTTAACCTTTTCTATTGCTAATGGAATTGCCCTTGGTTTTATAAGTTATGTTTGTATAAAATTACTAAGCGGTCGTTTTAAAGAGCTTAACCCGATTCTAATCATTTTAAGCATTCTTTTTTGTGTAAGATTTGCAACGATATAAAAGCCTGTTATTTTTCTTCAAAATCAAAAATTATGACTGAATATAAATCAGTAATTTTATGGGATAGAAATGGGGCAAGTTTTATTGATAATCAATACAGCCGTGCACACAAATGGTTATTTGATGGTGGTATTGAAATTCCAGCGTCAGCATCGCCCCATATTGTCCCCTTCCCCTTATCTATAGAGGCAGCTATTGATCCTGAAGAAGCTTTTGTGGCAAGTATTTCAAGCTGCCATATGCTATTTTTTTTATCGATTGCTGCTAAACATAAATTTATTGTTGAAACTTATCGAGATGAAGCAATTGGTCTTATGGCCAAAGATATATCCGGTAAAATAGCTATAACCCAGGTAACACTTTATCCCCAAGTGAATTTCACAGGAAACAATAAGCCTGGCTCAGACGAAATTATATCTATGCACCACACGGCACATAATCAATGTTTTATTGCTAATTCAGTTAAAACAGATATCAAATGCAATCCTATTGGGATCACCTGAATG includes:
- a CDS encoding OsmC family protein, which encodes MTEYKSVILWDRNGASFIDNQYSRAHKWLFDGGIEIPASASPHIVPFPLSIEAAIDPEEAFVASISSCHMLFFLSIAAKHKFIVETYRDEAIGLMAKDISGKIAITQVTLYPQVNFTGNNKPGSDEIISMHHTAHNQCFIANSVKTDIKCNPIGIT
- a CDS encoding lipoprotein-releasing ABC transporter permease subunit, whose amino-acid sequence is MAFSLFERVVAFRYLKPRREEGFISIIAAFSLLGITLGVATLIIVMSVMNGFRHELLGKILGLNGHINLVRENGPLTDYDALIQKLSSVPNIVSIKPMIQGQAMITSKGHALGGIVRGTRAADWKPNDLLVRNIKAGDLYADGAMIGTKLAKQLGVKVGDSITLITPQTVDTVIGSIPRSKTFEVTAIFEVGMYDYDSGYVFVPLSDLQLYYKMPNAASYLEIVINNPDLTNQVIKNIQNTLLSDDYGLQDWQRLNGTFFNAIQVERNVMFLILTLIIVVAAFNIICGQIMLVKDKGRDIAILRTMGATKSMIMRIFLLSGASIGVAGTITGLILGILFADNIESIRKFLERLSQTNLFSDEIYFLSKLPAIIDFSEVTLVGLMALTLSLLATIYPSWRAAKLDPVEALRYE
- a CDS encoding type I secretion system permease/ATPase, which encodes MSEINGPVDSNAQKNIDTGLTCLTLLLRFLGVAADPTQIKREFAAPGKFLTQMEILRAAKHFGLKAKVVTTTWAKILKTPLPAIAQDYNGFYFILAKVADDKVLIQDSLEKKPLVLSKREFENAWNGKLILLTKRAFKFSTERHFDLSWFIPVILKYKRLLAEVLTASFFMQLLTLISPLFFQVVIDKVLVHHSMTTLDVLVFGLVIVTIFDVILTGLRNYIFSHTTNRVDVELGAGLFRHMLSLPLSYFQVRRVGDSIARIRELENIRSFLTGSALTLVIDLFFTIVFLAVMYYYSPTLTLIVILAIPFYVGLSLLVTPVFRRRLDEKFARGAENQAFLVESVTGVETLKAMAVEPQMQRRWEEQLAAYVSAAFRVSNLGNVSSQTAQLINKVVSILTLWFGAKLVIEGHITVGQLVAFNMLSGNVSGPVLRLAQMWQDFQQVRVSVKRLGDILNTHGESTQRADRASLPAVTGQIVFEHVIFRYVPGGAEILSDVSLNIKPGQIVGIVGPSGSGKSTLTKLVQRLFIPERGRVLIDGVDLAMVDPAWLRRQVGVVLQENILFNATIRNNIALIDPSMPMERVVTAAKLAGAHEFILELPEGYDTMVGERGMGLSGGQRQRIAIARALVVNPKILIFDEATSALDYESERIIQDNMKMICKGRTVLIIAHRLSTVRQTDRIITIEKGRIVEDGSHESLLQLNGRYAKLYHYQTTR
- a CDS encoding proline--tRNA ligase — encoded protein: MLLNRFFMPTLKEIPAEAQIVSHQMMLRAGMIRQTSSGIYSWLPLGLRVLKKIENIIREEQNKAGCQELLMPTIQSADLWKVSGRYDDYGKEMLRIVDRHDREMLYGPTNEEMITDIFHQSIKSYRELPQLLYHIQWKFRDEVRPRFGVMRGREFLMKDSYSFDLDYDMAKKAYNKMFMCYLRTFARMGLKAIPMQADTGPIGGNLSHEFIILAETGESKVYCDKNLLSFNPLHQHIDYDSDLEPEVQNWTALYAATDEKHDPIKCSVNKENLIEARGIEVGHIFYFGTKYSEPLNAYVTNSQGKEIPVHMGSYGIGVSRLVAAIIEAYHDKAGIIWPLSVAPFDIGLINVKQNDPACDQYAQKVYDTLSQSGFDVLYDNRQERAGSKFSDMDLIGIPWQIVVGPKNTETQTLEIKERATGHKTEISFTNLENFFQEKQKA
- a CDS encoding HlyD family type I secretion periplasmic adaptor subunit, with amino-acid sequence MYKFINNLYEWFSKKVLNKPDHYETDFLPAAMEVLETPPSPAGRSLAILISVFVGIAIIWACVGKVDIIAVAQGKIVPSGQTKTIQAFEMGIVKRIEVIDGQEVKAGDLLIELDTTTSEADSERLSKELMNYQLDAARLRAILSDGDINKAFIPPAGADDTKIRLQIDLLKSQRAEFLNHLAALDREYEQSRANIAAIDAQRKKLEATIPLMKERVKSRQILADKDLAPRMTLLELQQQLISMEQDLTATQARSNEARAQMSSIERQKEQARAEFRRTRLAELADAEQRISSLQQELIKAEQRQVQQKLVSPVDGTVQQLAVHTIGGVVQPAQPLMIIVPKQARLESEAMVLNRDIGFVATNQEASVKLEAFPFTRYGTINGKVVVVSHDAIQDEKMGLIYAIRVELEKSTMNVDGKTVQLSPGMTTTIEIKTGKRRIIDYLLSPLQKYSDESLRER
- a CDS encoding NCS2 family permease, which encodes MLANFFKLQENHTTIKTEIIAGFTTFLTMAYIIIVNPAILQETGMDHGAVFVATCLAASLATAIMGLYANYPVALAPGMGLNAYFTYSVSLGMGLGWQTALGIVFISGVICVLLSLLPIREYIINSIPHSLKMAIASGIGLFLGIIALKNAGFIVADPATFVTLGKLTSITCILAAIGFFLMVALDNYRIPGSIIISILVITFIGMILGVSPVTNSFFSLPPSLAPTFLKMDLMGAIMSGAAIIFAFVFVDLFDTAGTLIGVAHQANMLDKDGKLPRLKQALVADSSASIIGSMLGTSSTTSYIESAAGVRAGGRTGLTAIVVSLLFLAALFFSPLAKAVPIYAAAPALLFVACLMTKGLTQIDWNDGTEYGPAVVTALAMPLTFSIANGIALGFISYVCIKLLSGRFKELNPILIILSILFCVRFATI
- a CDS encoding ABC transporter ATP-binding protein — encoded protein: MNNPTTLSTILSVKNITRSFWQGSTKLTVLNDINFDIKAGEMVALVGQSGSGKSTLLHLCGLLEKPESGEILIEQKLVQNLSDAERTGLRRTTMGFIYQYHHLLREFSALENVMLPQMIKGINKYQAKQYAQTLLSRVGLSHRLNHRPAQLSGGEQQRVAIARALANNPKLLLADEPTGNLDHGTSQDIFGLLLNLVKESSLATLIATHNMDLALRMDRILKLEDGIIS
- the purE gene encoding 5-(carboxyamino)imidazole ribonucleotide mutase, giving the protein MTKKTKKQIDVGVIMGSQSDWQTMKYTTEILSSFKIHYEVKIVSAHRTPQRLYEYATTAVKRQLKIIIAAAGGAAHLPGMTASLTSLPVLGVPIESQTLKGVDSLLSIVQMPAGIPVGTLAIGKAGAVNAALLAVSILALSNSELSKKLEEWRKKQTDMVKDIPHD